Proteins encoded by one window of Clostridium cagae:
- a CDS encoding ABC transporter permease, translated as MSENFKQNLVKYKSIIGLVLLCMIITFVTPSFLTISNITNVFTQVSTNAIIAVGMTFVILTGGIDLSVGSTLAISGALAASIIKSTGNVFLAVIVAALVGIAVGFVNGMLISKGKLQAFIVTLATMTIFRGLTLVFTNGTPISKLPETFVKIGNGKIGFMPIPVIITIVIAIVAIYLLNKTRFGRYLYALGGNEDSARLSGINTDKIKTLAYVISGFASAIAGVIITSRIASASPNAGTGFELDAIAAVVIGGTSLAGGEGKISGTIIGALIIGILNNGLNLMNVSPFYQSIVKGLVILMAVLLDKKSRKK; from the coding sequence ATGAGCGAAAACTTTAAACAAAATTTAGTTAAATATAAATCAATAATAGGGTTAGTACTACTATGTATGATTATTACATTTGTAACTCCAAGTTTTTTAACAATATCAAATATTACTAATGTTTTTACACAAGTTTCAACTAATGCAATAATTGCTGTGGGTATGACTTTTGTAATCTTAACAGGTGGTATAGATTTATCAGTAGGTTCAACTTTAGCAATTAGTGGAGCTTTAGCAGCATCTATTATTAAGTCAACTGGAAACGTATTCCTAGCTGTTATAGTAGCAGCATTAGTTGGTATAGCTGTAGGTTTTGTAAATGGTATGTTAATATCAAAAGGTAAATTACAAGCTTTCATAGTTACTTTAGCTACAATGACAATATTTAGAGGTTTAACATTAGTATTTACAAATGGTACACCAATATCAAAATTACCAGAAACTTTTGTAAAAATTGGTAATGGTAAAATAGGATTTATGCCTATACCAGTTATTATCACTATAGTAATTGCAATCGTTGCAATATATTTATTGAACAAAACAAGATTTGGAAGATACTTATATGCATTAGGTGGAAATGAAGATTCTGCGAGATTATCAGGTATCAATACAGATAAAATAAAAACTTTAGCTTACGTAATCTCAGGATTTGCATCAGCAATTGCTGGGGTAATCATAACAAGTAGAATAGCATCAGCATCACCAAATGCAGGAACAGGATTTGAATTAGATGCAATAGCAGCAGTAGTAATTGGTGGAACTTCATTAGCTGGTGGAGAAGGAAAAATATCAGGTACAATTATCGGTGCTCTTATAATAGGAATTTTAAATAATGGATTAAACTTAATGAATGTATCACCATTCTATCAATCAATAGTAAAAGGTTTAGTTATATTAATGGCTGTATTATTAGATAAAAAGAGCAGAAAAAAATAA
- the rbsB gene encoding ribose ABC transporter substrate-binding protein RbsB — translation MKIMKKILMFGLVCIMVSSFIGCSKGNDERKIGMVLSTLNNPFFVNIKEGAEEEAKKLGFELIVLDSQNDAAKERSNVEDLLELGITALLINPTDSDAVVKSIEVANKRNVPVVTIDRMSNGGHVTSHIASDNIKGGAMAGEFILDNFKDKDTINVVELQGIPGSSATRDRGEGFHSIIDNDTKFNLVSSQAADFDRQNGLKVMENIIQGSKDIDVVFAHNDEMALGAEKAIKSAGLNTLVIGFDGIDDALDAIDLGEMKATVAQQADLLGKLGVQLAEKIYNSEHVDSEIAADLKVITK, via the coding sequence ATGAAAATAATGAAAAAAATATTAATGTTTGGTTTGGTTTGTATAATGGTAAGTTCTTTTATTGGATGTTCAAAGGGTAATGATGAGAGAAAAATAGGTATGGTTTTATCTACATTAAACAATCCTTTCTTTGTAAACATTAAAGAAGGAGCAGAAGAAGAAGCTAAAAAATTAGGATTTGAATTAATTGTTTTAGATTCACAAAATGATGCGGCTAAAGAAAGATCTAATGTAGAAGATTTACTAGAACTTGGAATAACTGCATTATTAATAAATCCAACAGATAGTGATGCAGTTGTAAAATCAATAGAAGTTGCTAATAAAAGAAATGTTCCAGTAGTTACAATAGATAGAATGTCTAATGGGGGACATGTAACAAGTCATATAGCATCAGATAATATTAAAGGTGGCGCTATGGCAGGAGAATTTATCTTAGATAACTTTAAAGATAAAGATACTATAAATGTAGTAGAATTACAAGGAATACCAGGATCTTCTGCAACTAGAGATAGAGGAGAAGGATTTCATAGTATAATAGATAATGACACTAAATTTAACTTAGTATCAAGTCAGGCTGCTGATTTTGATAGACAAAATGGCCTTAAAGTTATGGAAAATATAATTCAAGGAAGTAAAGATATTGATGTAGTATTTGCTCATAATGATGAAATGGCACTTGGAGCTGAAAAGGCAATAAAATCTGCAGGATTAAATACCTTAGTTATAGGATTTGATGGAATTGATGATGCTTTAGATGCTATAGATTTAGGAGAAATGAAGGCAACAGTTGCACAACAAGCTGATTTACTTGGTAAATTAGGTGTCCAACTT